The Candidatus Nanohalococcus occultus genome contains a region encoding:
- a CDS encoding minichromosome maintenance protein MCM — protein MDFGEAVTEFEEFFSEEMYEDISRAVQKGDDSIVIDFMEMDMINFELSDYLQKNPEDGINAAEEALMGVDIVSNDDMTVRFANMPEEDFVLLKNLRSKHIGKFIPIEGMIKRASQVKPEVVSAIFECEQCGARYEKEQDSSKLKSPYKCEDCGSRKFETEEKVMTDTQVITLEENPENREGSEQPTSLSVRLEGDLVDPEFQQKVVPGNVAHITGVLREKPLKKNSKKYDIYMDANYLEPTQQEFEKLEMTEEEEQEIRDLAKDPEIFEKIAESIAPSIYGHGEIKKAIALQLFGGVKKGREDGVKSRGDIHILLIGEPGTGKSQLLKFTGELSPKGRYVVGKSSTGAGLTASVVKEESTGEFSLEAGAVVLANKGMAAIDEIDKMGEEDRSSLHEAMEQQEISVSKANIQATLNAETAILAAGNPKLGRFDPYEPIPQQINIGDTLLSRFDFIFPVKDEPDEEKDQKLSEQVLMNHIEPEETTGEISQEMLRKYVAYAQKNCRPDLTKDAANKIQEFYVNMRSSGSQEDGDSIPITARQLEALVRVAEASARAELSDEVKTEDAQRAIDILTYSLKQVGVDPETGDYDIDMIESGVSGSQRNRRQTLKQIIKAKSDGGPADRQEVIEEAVEKDIPEDKVEEMIEKMMNEGEVFEPQRGKIQKL, from the coding sequence ATGGATTTCGGGGAAGCGGTAACAGAGTTCGAAGAGTTTTTCTCAGAGGAGATGTATGAAGATATCTCCAGAGCCGTCCAGAAAGGCGATGACTCGATTGTAATCGATTTCATGGAGATGGATATGATCAACTTCGAGCTATCCGATTACCTACAGAAAAACCCGGAGGACGGGATAAATGCGGCCGAAGAAGCACTCATGGGAGTCGATATCGTCTCGAACGACGACATGACCGTACGGTTCGCAAACATGCCCGAAGAAGACTTCGTACTACTGAAGAATCTCCGAAGCAAGCACATCGGAAAGTTCATACCGATCGAGGGAATGATTAAGAGAGCTTCCCAGGTTAAACCGGAAGTTGTATCCGCTATATTCGAATGCGAACAGTGTGGGGCGCGTTACGAAAAAGAACAGGACTCTTCAAAACTGAAATCGCCTTACAAATGTGAAGACTGTGGTTCCCGAAAGTTCGAGACCGAGGAAAAGGTCATGACCGACACACAGGTCATCACCTTAGAGGAGAACCCGGAAAACCGGGAAGGCAGCGAACAGCCAACCAGTCTATCTGTAAGACTTGAAGGCGATCTGGTTGACCCCGAGTTCCAGCAGAAAGTAGTTCCTGGTAACGTAGCACACATCACAGGAGTTCTGCGGGAAAAACCACTGAAGAAGAACTCGAAAAAGTACGATATCTACATGGATGCGAACTACTTGGAGCCAACCCAACAGGAGTTCGAGAAACTGGAGATGACCGAGGAGGAAGAACAGGAGATTAGAGACCTCGCAAAGGACCCGGAAATATTTGAGAAGATCGCTGAATCGATCGCACCATCGATCTACGGACACGGAGAGATCAAGAAAGCTATCGCACTCCAGCTGTTCGGCGGAGTGAAAAAGGGCCGCGAAGACGGCGTGAAATCAAGAGGAGACATCCACATACTACTGATCGGAGAGCCGGGAACCGGTAAGTCCCAGTTACTGAAGTTCACAGGAGAGCTAAGCCCTAAAGGACGTTACGTCGTCGGTAAGTCATCGACAGGAGCAGGTCTTACAGCTTCTGTTGTAAAGGAAGAAAGTACAGGCGAGTTCAGCCTTGAGGCAGGAGCAGTTGTCCTTGCTAACAAGGGTATGGCTGCGATCGATGAGATCGATAAGATGGGAGAGGAAGACCGTTCGAGCCTACACGAGGCGATGGAACAGCAAGAAATTTCCGTATCGAAGGCAAACATTCAGGCAACGCTTAACGCTGAGACCGCGATCCTAGCTGCAGGAAACCCGAAGCTAGGAAGGTTTGACCCTTACGAACCAATCCCTCAGCAGATCAACATCGGCGACACACTCTTGTCTCGTTTCGATTTCATCTTCCCGGTCAAAGACGAACCGGACGAGGAAAAGGATCAGAAACTATCCGAACAGGTTCTGATGAACCACATCGAGCCAGAGGAAACCACCGGAGAGATATCCCAGGAAATGCTGCGTAAGTACGTGGCTTACGCTCAGAAAAACTGCCGTCCGGACCTGACAAAGGATGCGGCGAATAAGATACAGGAGTTCTACGTCAACATGCGTTCCAGTGGCAGCCAGGAGGACGGAGACTCAATTCCAATTACCGCCAGACAGCTGGAGGCTTTGGTCCGCGTAGCCGAGGCATCAGCCCGTGCGGAACTATCTGATGAAGTTAAAACAGAAGACGCTCAACGCGCAATCGACATACTGACCTACTCACTGAAACAGGTCGGAGTCGATCCGGAGACAGGTGATTACGACATCGATATGATCGAATCCGGTGTATCCGGAAGCCAGCGTAACCGCAGACAGACCCTCAAGCAGATCATCAAAGCCAAGAGCGACGGCGGGCCAGCTGACCGACAGGAAGTTATAGAGGAAGCCGTAGAAAAAGACATCCCAGAGGACAAAGTCGAGGAGATGATCGAGAAAATGATGAACGAGGGAGAGGTATTCGAACCTCAACGCGGAAAGATACAGAAACTGTAG
- a CDS encoding 4a-hydroxytetrahydrobiopterin dehydratase has translation MSEEPLAEDEVDRKLQELEIWGQVGDKLATEIEFNSYKEAVFFANTVFSVAEKQFHHPKVTVEYGSVIIDVTTHEAEGLTEKDFAFAKEVEENLGEMDWS, from the coding sequence ATGTCAGAAGAACCACTAGCGGAAGATGAGGTAGACCGGAAACTTCAGGAACTTGAAATCTGGGGTCAGGTAGGAGACAAGCTAGCCACTGAAATCGAGTTCAACAGCTACAAGGAAGCGGTTTTCTTCGCGAACACAGTTTTCTCAGTCGCGGAAAAACAGTTCCACCATCCAAAGGTAACCGTAGAGTACGGATCCGTTATAATCGATGTAACAACCCATGAAGCCGAAGGATTAACCGAAAAGGACTTTGCGTTCGCAAAAGAAGTCGAGGAAAACTTAGGAGAGATGGACTGGAGCTAA
- a CDS encoding translation initiation factor IF-2 subunit beta, with translation MKDYDELLDKGMEEVPDEVGNSGRFEVPEVKTRKDGSKTILENFQDFVKKFNRDEKHLSKFIQNELGTAGHIKNGELVLNGEFRRGNIQGRIENYTNEYLYCPECESPDTEMVKEKGVQLLKCQACGARNPL, from the coding sequence ATGAAAGACTACGATGAACTACTGGACAAAGGTATGGAAGAGGTTCCTGACGAGGTAGGTAACTCCGGACGTTTCGAGGTACCAGAGGTAAAGACCCGTAAAGACGGTTCGAAAACTATTTTAGAGAACTTCCAGGACTTTGTGAAAAAGTTCAACCGAGATGAAAAACACTTATCGAAGTTCATCCAGAACGAGCTAGGTACAGCCGGACATATCAAAAACGGCGAATTAGTTCTTAACGGAGAGTTCCGACGTGGAAACATCCAGGGCCGGATCGAAAACTACACCAATGAGTACCTTTACTGTCCAGAGTGTGAATCTCCTGACACCGAGATGGTAAAGGAGAAAGGAGTTCAGCTTCTGAAATGTCAGGCGTGCGGAGCGAGGAATCCTCTCTAG
- a CDS encoding alpha/beta hydrolase, producing METVRFENGYGLTLAGDYWKAKSRKGIVMAHGFSQDRKYRGRFETLAEKFNEAGFNVLTFDFSGCGESERTAITAEKQVQDLEAAIEYMKSRGAENIGLFGHSLGGYIALRNHNEVDALVLTAPVTYGIDLPPNRIWELSINLFGKLPSWSYLKRSKKLMWIGADIVKEMRAVNQKKLLSEIKCSVLIIQGDEDPVISMEKSKDAVNILESADLEVVEGLNHDYGEHIDVIGSSAVSFFEEKL from the coding sequence ATGGAGACCGTTAGGTTCGAAAACGGATACGGGCTGACGCTAGCCGGAGACTACTGGAAGGCCAAGTCCCGTAAAGGCATAGTTATGGCCCACGGTTTCTCACAAGATAGAAAGTACAGAGGCCGGTTTGAAACCCTGGCTGAAAAGTTCAACGAGGCCGGTTTCAACGTCTTAACCTTCGATTTTTCAGGCTGCGGAGAAAGCGAGAGGACAGCGATAACTGCCGAAAAACAGGTTCAGGATCTCGAAGCAGCTATAGAATATATGAAAAGCAGAGGAGCGGAGAACATAGGTTTGTTCGGCCACAGTCTCGGCGGCTACATCGCACTTAGAAACCACAACGAAGTTGATGCCTTGGTTCTAACAGCTCCGGTAACTTACGGCATCGATCTCCCACCTAACAGGATCTGGGAGCTTTCAATCAACTTGTTTGGAAAGCTACCTAGCTGGAGCTACCTGAAGAGAAGCAAAAAGCTGATGTGGATCGGCGCAGACATAGTGAAGGAAATGAGAGCTGTGAACCAGAAAAAACTGCTTTCAGAAATCAAATGCTCTGTTCTAATCATCCAGGGCGATGAAGACCCTGTTATATCAATGGAAAAGTCCAAGGACGCTGTAAATATCCTGGAATCCGCAGATCTGGAAGTTGTTGAAGGACTAAACCATGATTACGGCGAACACATCGATGTAATTGGTAGTTCCGCGGTAAGTTTCTTCGAGGAAAAACTGTAA
- a CDS encoding TATA-box-binding protein encodes MSKSKLEDENIKIENVVASTTLDRRMPLDRIAIYLENTEYEPEQFPGLVYRLEEPKAAALIFGSGKVVCTGTTSPDQAKEAVDKIIDELREADIEIGSKPEITVQNMVASSEVGATLNLNRIAFELVGTEYEPEQFPGLVYRLDEPSVVFLLFSSGRIVCTGGKTYDDVLEGINKLKENLREIGALE; translated from the coding sequence ATGAGCAAGTCCAAACTTGAAGACGAAAACATCAAGATCGAGAACGTAGTTGCCTCCACAACCCTTGACAGACGCATGCCTCTAGACAGGATCGCGATCTACCTCGAAAACACAGAGTACGAACCAGAGCAGTTCCCAGGACTAGTATACAGACTGGAAGAGCCAAAAGCAGCCGCATTAATCTTCGGCAGCGGAAAAGTTGTCTGTACAGGAACCACAAGCCCTGATCAGGCAAAGGAAGCAGTTGATAAGATCATCGACGAGCTTAGAGAAGCAGACATCGAGATCGGATCCAAACCTGAGATCACAGTTCAGAACATGGTCGCATCAAGCGAAGTAGGAGCGACACTCAACCTGAACAGAATCGCTTTCGAACTCGTCGGTACAGAGTACGAACCAGAACAGTTCCCAGGACTGGTATACAGACTGGATGAACCAAGCGTTGTATTCTTGCTTTTCTCCTCAGGCCGTATCGTATGTACGGGAGGAAAGACCTACGACGACGTACTGGAAGGCATCAACAAGTTGAAAGAGAACCTCCGAGAGATCGGAGCTCTCGAGTAA
- a CDS encoding ATP-dependent DNA ligase, with protein sequence MEYSKLVELYEQLDSTQSTLEMTSILAEFFRENDELLEDIVLLAMGRPFPYWKNMDIGISSKTMLEIIEEATGRSKSEIEEVWRDEGDLGYAAEEMVRTKTQRKLGSKDLTVERVVDTLEKVAKMGSGGGETGKVSMDKKKSEVSALISDADPVEAKWIARTFIENLRLGVGEGTIRDALSEAFFEGEYKESIQRAYDLTNDFQEVARACREGIEKVESLEIEVFRPIKSMLAKKVESIEEGFEEVGKPAAIDYKYDGVRAQIHIKDGEVKIFTRRLEDITEQFPDAVEAIKNHVNAENAIIDSEIVAYDPEDGSSIPFQQLSRRVKRKYDIQKLKREIPVEVRPFDLIYLEGSMIDTPYSQRYESLENIVSERKQELRMVDHDVTDDPERVHELDQAALSEGQEGIMMKSVDAVYKPGNRVGYMVKLKPVMETLDLAVIGAKWGEGRRSGWLSRLKLGCWSEEKQEYVMIGRMATGLTDEELGEITERLKPLVIEEDGRDVTVKPDVIVEAEYEEIQKSPNYSSGYALRFPRLKSFRDDKEDADSLEKVQNLYDGQ encoded by the coding sequence ATGGAGTACTCTAAACTCGTCGAACTATACGAACAGCTGGATTCAACCCAGTCAACTCTCGAGATGACATCTATCTTAGCGGAATTTTTCAGGGAAAACGACGAGCTGCTTGAAGACATCGTACTGCTTGCGATGGGACGGCCGTTCCCTTACTGGAAAAACATGGATATAGGCATCTCCTCGAAGACAATGCTGGAAATAATAGAGGAAGCAACCGGCAGAAGCAAATCCGAGATAGAAGAAGTCTGGAGAGACGAAGGCGACCTCGGATACGCCGCAGAGGAGATGGTCCGAACCAAAACACAGAGAAAGCTCGGCTCAAAAGATCTAACGGTTGAACGAGTGGTCGATACTCTTGAAAAGGTCGCTAAAATGGGTTCAGGAGGTGGAGAAACCGGCAAGGTCTCGATGGATAAGAAAAAGAGCGAGGTCTCGGCCTTGATCAGCGATGCCGATCCGGTTGAAGCCAAGTGGATCGCAAGAACGTTTATAGAAAATCTCCGGCTCGGAGTTGGGGAAGGAACCATAAGAGATGCTTTAAGCGAAGCATTTTTCGAAGGCGAATACAAGGAAAGTATCCAGCGAGCCTACGATCTTACAAACGATTTCCAGGAGGTGGCAAGGGCCTGCCGGGAAGGCATAGAAAAGGTCGAGTCTCTTGAGATCGAGGTCTTCCGACCGATAAAGTCAATGCTTGCGAAAAAAGTTGAATCAATCGAAGAAGGCTTCGAGGAGGTTGGAAAACCCGCCGCTATCGATTACAAGTACGATGGGGTGCGCGCACAGATACATATCAAAGACGGCGAGGTAAAGATATTCACCCGTAGACTGGAAGATATCACCGAACAGTTCCCGGACGCCGTGGAAGCAATAAAGAACCATGTAAACGCAGAGAACGCTATAATTGACTCGGAAATAGTTGCCTACGATCCGGAAGACGGATCGAGCATTCCTTTCCAGCAGCTTTCCAGACGGGTCAAACGAAAGTACGATATACAGAAGCTGAAACGGGAGATACCTGTTGAAGTCCGGCCGTTCGATCTTATCTACCTGGAAGGTTCGATGATCGATACACCTTACTCTCAGCGGTATGAATCGCTGGAAAACATAGTTTCAGAGAGAAAACAGGAGCTGCGGATGGTAGATCACGATGTAACGGACGATCCGGAAAGAGTTCACGAGCTGGATCAGGCAGCCTTGAGCGAAGGTCAGGAAGGTATAATGATGAAATCCGTTGATGCAGTCTACAAGCCAGGTAACCGGGTTGGCTACATGGTGAAGCTGAAACCTGTGATGGAGACCCTTGATCTGGCGGTGATCGGCGCCAAATGGGGAGAAGGACGACGAAGCGGCTGGCTTTCCCGTCTTAAACTTGGATGCTGGAGTGAGGAAAAACAGGAGTACGTGATGATCGGACGTATGGCTACCGGTTTAACCGACGAAGAGCTGGGGGAAATCACCGAGCGGCTGAAACCATTGGTCATCGAGGAAGACGGCCGGGATGTAACCGTTAAACCCGATGTTATCGTGGAAGCAGAGTACGAGGAGATCCAGAAATCACCTAACTACAGCTCAGGTTACGCGCTGCGTTTCCCACGGCTGAAATCGTTCAGAGACGATAAGGAAGATGCGGACTCACTTGAAAAAGTACAGAACCTGTACGATGGACAGTAA
- a CDS encoding nitroreductase family protein yields the protein MNVFDAVRNLGSFRSADDKPVERKKVGKILEAGRHAPSPGNVQSLEFIVIEEEESRAKLAEASGDPRLEEAPVAVIVLADTARMRRRIGDEFHDACNAEAASAVQGMRMVAKEEGLSSCWVTGFDQMAVKTGFGIPENVEPMGIIGLCYPRSEVEPDHRFGMNEVVFYEKYDNQVGSVFDGLEWEGLHENTEIASKKTKRFYWKLKERLSDLI from the coding sequence GTGAACGTATTTGACGCAGTTAGAAATCTAGGCTCGTTCCGTTCAGCCGATGACAAACCGGTCGAAAGAAAGAAGGTAGGAAAAATACTAGAGGCCGGCAGACACGCTCCTTCGCCTGGAAACGTCCAGTCACTGGAGTTTATTGTAATAGAGGAAGAGGAATCACGGGCCAAGTTAGCGGAAGCATCAGGCGACCCACGGTTAGAAGAGGCGCCTGTGGCGGTGATCGTACTGGCAGATACTGCGCGGATGCGCAGGAGAATCGGCGATGAGTTCCACGATGCCTGTAACGCTGAGGCAGCTTCAGCAGTCCAGGGAATGAGAATGGTCGCAAAGGAAGAAGGCTTAAGCAGCTGCTGGGTAACGGGCTTCGATCAGATGGCTGTGAAAACCGGTTTCGGCATCCCGGAAAACGTAGAGCCGATGGGTATAATCGGGCTTTGTTATCCGCGTTCGGAGGTTGAACCGGACCATCGTTTCGGAATGAATGAAGTTGTTTTTTACGAAAAGTACGACAACCAGGTAGGAAGCGTCTTTGACGGACTCGAATGGGAAGGTCTCCATGAAAACACAGAGATAGCCTCTAAGAAGACTAAAAGATTCTACTGGAAGCTGAAGGAAAGGTTGTCCGACCTTATATAA
- a CDS encoding TrmB family transcriptional regulator: protein MVASQETLDKLEDIGLNMYERKIYAALLGRGVSTAGELSEMTNVPRSRAYDVLESLAEKGFVVIKSSKPMEYVSIPPNEAIENIKKQHKQELQDKLNKLEGFKSSEAVQELEELYDQGVELVEPSEMSGSLKGSHQINQHMGTMFQKAESAIKIATTEEGLNDLVENHADLLKEAKADGVNVQILAPVTDSNRSSFSNAKEFAEVRHLQETGEFKIPNGRFAIVDDDMTMSMTHDEVHSTQDTAFWTRSDHMSKETMEPVFDMLWHHSEDPENNKPERPEK, encoded by the coding sequence ATGGTTGCAAGTCAAGAGACTTTGGACAAGCTGGAAGATATCGGCTTGAACATGTATGAGCGAAAGATTTACGCGGCTCTACTCGGTCGTGGAGTTTCCACAGCCGGCGAACTGTCAGAGATGACAAATGTTCCGCGTTCCCGCGCATACGACGTCTTAGAGTCTCTAGCTGAGAAAGGATTTGTTGTAATAAAGTCATCTAAACCTATGGAATACGTCTCAATACCGCCTAACGAAGCGATTGAGAACATAAAGAAACAGCACAAGCAGGAGCTTCAGGACAAGCTCAACAAGCTTGAAGGATTCAAGTCATCCGAAGCAGTTCAGGAGCTTGAAGAGCTGTACGATCAAGGCGTAGAACTTGTAGAGCCTTCGGAAATGTCCGGTTCTCTCAAGGGAAGCCACCAGATCAACCAGCACATGGGAACAATGTTCCAAAAAGCTGAATCCGCCATCAAGATCGCAACTACAGAAGAAGGACTCAACGACTTAGTTGAGAACCACGCAGATCTTCTAAAAGAAGCGAAAGCCGATGGAGTTAACGTACAGATCCTAGCGCCGGTAACTGATTCAAACAGGTCTTCTTTCAGCAACGCAAAGGAGTTCGCGGAAGTAAGACATCTACAGGAGACTGGCGAGTTCAAGATTCCGAACGGACGTTTCGCAATCGTCGACGACGATATGACAATGTCGATGACACACGATGAAGTACACTCCACACAGGACACTGCGTTCTGGACACGTAGCGACCACATGAGCAAGGAGACCATGGAGCCTGTATTCGACATGCTCTGGCATCACTCAGAAGATCCAGAAAACAACAAGCCGGAAAGGCCGGAAAAGTAA
- a CDS encoding 50S ribosomal protein L15e: protein MSYYKYARESYNQPKEQLDELWQKRLVEWRQQNALEKAENPTRVPKARSLGYKAKRGFNVIRSRVSKGNSKRERPAGGRRPKRYGQSRFHPKKSKRLIAEQRASKKYENLEVLDSYWVAEDGNYKWFEVIMVDPDEPTIEADDDINWICDEKDRVGRGKTPAGRKNRGLRNKGKGAEKVRPSQNANSHKGK, encoded by the coding sequence ATGTCATACTACAAGTACGCCCGCGAAAGCTACAACCAGCCGAAAGAGCAGCTGGACGAGCTATGGCAGAAGAGGCTCGTAGAATGGAGACAGCAAAACGCACTAGAGAAAGCAGAGAACCCAACCAGAGTTCCAAAGGCTCGAAGCCTCGGATACAAAGCTAAGAGAGGATTCAACGTTATCCGCTCACGTGTATCGAAAGGTAACTCTAAGAGAGAACGCCCGGCAGGAGGTCGAAGACCGAAGCGGTACGGACAGAGCCGTTTCCATCCGAAGAAGTCAAAGAGACTGATCGCAGAGCAGCGAGCATCGAAAAAATACGAGAACCTAGAAGTTCTGGACTCTTACTGGGTAGCTGAAGACGGAAACTACAAATGGTTTGAAGTCATCATGGTAGATCCTGACGAGCCGACAATCGAAGCAGATGATGATATTAACTGGATCTGTGACGAGAAAGACCGTGTCGGACGTGGAAAGACACCGGCAGGTCGGAAGAACCGTGGACTCCGGAACAAAGGCAAAGGCGCAGAGAAGGTAAGACCTTCTCAGAACGCAAACAGCCACAAGGGCAAGTAA
- a CDS encoding S49 family peptidase produces the protein MDKQLLAVAGAVLAVTAIVVLGTTSAENIDFNPQKGEAVIVPLSGTISPEASSGLGSATGITPKSVRNLNERAMSENPDAIIYEINSGGGAVVASKEVKREIESVNTTTVCRFRDLSASGGYLIALGCDEVVADSATLTGSIGVRSSYLQFSGLLERYGVKYVNISSGEYKEIGSPYSNITEEEKDVLTSKVEAIREEFLNTVVENRNLSEPQIEEVGTGEPILGERAKRLGLVDELGGRATAVQVAENLTEKQLSTEVLETGPSFSLGSLFFGSLGMENQAPLRAEY, from the coding sequence ATGGATAAACAACTTCTAGCGGTAGCCGGAGCAGTACTCGCAGTAACCGCCATAGTAGTTTTAGGCACCACATCGGCGGAAAACATCGATTTTAACCCTCAGAAAGGCGAGGCAGTGATTGTGCCTCTTTCCGGGACGATAAGCCCGGAAGCCTCCAGCGGTCTCGGATCCGCTACCGGCATCACCCCGAAGTCGGTCAGAAACCTAAATGAAAGGGCTATGAGCGAGAATCCTGATGCTATAATATATGAGATAAACTCTGGCGGTGGCGCTGTAGTCGCATCGAAAGAAGTGAAACGGGAAATTGAATCAGTCAACACCACAACGGTCTGTCGTTTCCGGGATCTATCGGCTTCCGGAGGATACCTGATCGCACTGGGATGTGATGAGGTTGTCGCGGACTCAGCCACTTTAACAGGAAGCATCGGTGTAAGAAGCAGCTACCTACAGTTCAGCGGCTTGCTTGAAAGGTACGGCGTAAAATACGTCAACATCTCCTCCGGCGAGTACAAGGAGATCGGATCGCCTTACTCGAACATCACGGAAGAGGAAAAAGACGTTCTAACCTCAAAAGTCGAGGCAATCAGAGAAGAGTTCCTCAACACCGTCGTGGAAAACCGTAACCTATCCGAACCTCAAATCGAGGAAGTCGGGACAGGTGAACCGATCCTAGGCGAACGCGCGAAGAGACTGGGACTTGTAGACGAACTAGGTGGAAGAGCTACCGCAGTACAAGTAGCTGAGAATCTGACGGAAAAGCAGCTTTCCACAGAAGTACTTGAGACAGGCCCAAGCTTCTCGCTTGGATCACTGTTTTTCGGATCACTTGGAATGGAAAACCAGGCGCCGCTGAGAGCAGAGTACTAG
- a CDS encoding endonuclease III domain-containing protein, whose translation MSEENFYDEEYTERLNEIMDLLKEHYGVPEGARRDDPVDSLITTILSQNTTDQSRDKAKARLDEKFDSFQEILDADVEEVTDAVRIAGLGPTKAERIQTFLSMIKEERGEFSLDHVTDMGKEEAKQYLQEFPGVGPKTAAVTLCFAFGMPVMPVDTHVHRLSQRLRLIPEGTPVEKAHDILEREVPDDRIYEFHINLIKHGRAVCTARNPTCQESFLAEYCVNCVCREN comes from the coding sequence ATGAGCGAGGAAAACTTCTACGACGAAGAATATACAGAAAGGTTAAACGAGATAATGGATCTCCTGAAGGAACACTACGGTGTGCCGGAAGGCGCCAGAAGGGATGATCCGGTCGATTCATTGATTACAACAATTCTGTCCCAGAACACGACCGATCAGAGCAGGGACAAGGCAAAAGCCCGGCTGGATGAGAAGTTCGATTCCTTCCAGGAGATACTTGATGCGGACGTTGAGGAGGTAACTGATGCAGTACGGATCGCCGGTCTCGGACCTACCAAAGCCGAGCGGATCCAGACGTTTCTATCGATGATAAAAGAAGAGCGCGGAGAGTTTTCCCTCGATCATGTAACCGATATGGGAAAAGAAGAGGCCAAACAGTACTTACAGGAGTTTCCCGGGGTCGGACCTAAGACGGCCGCGGTCACACTCTGCTTTGCTTTCGGAATGCCAGTGATGCCTGTGGACACACACGTCCATCGCTTATCGCAGAGGCTTCGTTTGATACCTGAAGGCACTCCGGTTGAGAAGGCTCATGATATACTGGAACGGGAAGTCCCGGATGATAGAATATACGAGTTCCACATCAACCTGATCAAACACGGCCGAGCAGTCTGTACAGCTAGGAATCCAACATGTCAGGAAAGCTTTCTGGCAGAATACTGTGTTAACTGCGTTTGTAGAGAAAATTGA
- a CDS encoding OB-fold nucleic acid binding domain-containing protein yields the protein MPQQERQTAKLTTAEELHSGRYFEKEGFTPNYLLTPNGRKISRTRLVGTVVDSFINDDETYASITIDDGTDTVQLKFFNELDQMREFEIGDIIEAIGKVREYQGQIYLNAEILENCSVEKELLHQLRHRKQAEEWKSIHETVKQMKEAGKDQDEIEKEMAGKLKEDEVDALLQSFGEDFGNIDTEAKDNLEQDVIEAVEEIDEGDGADYSEIAEEVDADEDQLEDTINSLLSEGTFYEPQPGKIKKL from the coding sequence ATGCCACAGCAGGAGAGACAGACCGCAAAGCTGACAACCGCGGAAGAACTTCACTCCGGAAGATACTTCGAAAAGGAAGGATTCACACCGAACTACCTTTTAACACCGAACGGACGGAAGATTTCACGCACAAGACTTGTTGGAACGGTTGTTGACAGCTTCATAAACGACGATGAAACCTACGCATCAATTACTATCGACGATGGAACAGATACTGTACAGCTCAAGTTCTTCAACGAGCTAGATCAGATGCGGGAGTTCGAAATCGGAGACATAATCGAGGCAATCGGAAAAGTCCGAGAGTACCAGGGTCAGATCTACCTGAACGCAGAGATACTTGAAAACTGCTCGGTGGAAAAAGAGCTTCTACACCAGCTACGCCACCGGAAACAGGCAGAAGAATGGAAGTCAATCCATGAAACCGTAAAACAGATGAAAGAAGCCGGCAAAGACCAAGACGAGATCGAAAAAGAGATGGCCGGCAAGCTCAAAGAAGATGAAGTAGATGCCCTACTCCAGTCGTTCGGAGAGGACTTCGGAAACATTGACACGGAAGCCAAGGACAACCTTGAACAGGACGTCATCGAAGCCGTCGAAGAGATCGATGAAGGAGACGGAGCAGACTACAGCGAAATCGCTGAAGAAGTCGATGCTGACGAAGACCAGCTTGAAGATACGATCAACTCCCTGCTGAGCGAAGGAACTTTCTACGAACCGCAGCCAGGGAAGATCAAAAAGCTGTGA